Below is a window of Verrucomicrobiia bacterium DNA.
TGAATCAAACGGTCGAGACGGAGGGCTGAACGCATCACGCGCTGAAGAAGATCGACTCCCCGTTCATCCAGTTTGCTGCCATAGTCGTCCAGGAGGACTTGAGCGAAGCCTTGCATCGACCGCAATGGCGCGCGCATGTCGTGCGAGACACTGTAGGAGAAGGCCTGCAATTCACCGATCGTTTCCTGAAGTTTGGCCGTGCGCTCCACCACCAGCCCTTCCAGTTTGGCGGTTTGGTTGGCGGTTTGATCGGCCAGTTGGTCTTTGGCCTGGTGCAATGCGTTTTCCGCGCCTTTGCGGTCGGTGATGTCGCGGATGTTGCATTGAATGACATCTTGTCCGTCTTCCTCGTAGATATTGCTGACAAACTCCACTTCCCGGCGCAGGCCCGCTTTGGTCTGAAGCGGCAGATCCTCGTAGCGAATAAACTGTTTCTCCTGCAACTCTCGAAATGCCGCCCGACTAACTTCTTCATCCTTGAGCAGGCCGATTTCCCAGAGTTCCTTGCCCAGCAATTCCTCATGCGGGTAACCTAACAACTCCGACATGAACGGATTGGCATCGATGATTTTTCGTGTAGCGGGGTCGAGAATGAGAATGCCGTCTCGAGCTGCCTCAAACAGACGGCGGTAACGGATCTCGGATACCCGCATGGCCGCGGGTGACTTCGGTCGCTTGACTTCGACTTCGGCGGTGTTGTTCACTTCTCTGCTTCCCCTTTCCCTCCACTTGAGCGCTGCGACACCCGTCAGCAGCGCGCCTTCACACTCTAGGACACGGTCTTCCGAATTGGTTTTTATTACTGGAGAAACAATACGCCCGGTGCTGGGAGGGGCGCTATGGGGTGTTCACCGTACGGTAGATACCGTAAAGTCCAGCCCGCGCGGGACCGGCCTAGTGAATTGTCAACTGGACACTGCTCTCGATGATTCCCGCGCCGATGGCGTAGCGGGTGAGGCCGGAGATCTCGTGGATGTTGAGCTTGGCCATGAGATTCTGCCGATGCTTTTCGACCGTCTTGATGCTGATGCCGAGTTCCGCCGCGGTCTCTTTGTTGGCCTTGCCTTCGGCAATCAACTGGAGCACCTCCAACTCGCGCGAACTCAGGCTGGCAACTTTTTTCCGCAAGGCTTTCCCATTCGCGGGCACTTTTTGATTGTGCAACCGCTTGGAAATGGAAGCACTGAAGAAGGTGTTTCCCTTTTGCACTTCCCGAATCGCCACGGCCAGATTGTGGGAAGAGGTTTGTTTGAGCAGAAAACCCACCGCCCCGATCGCGATTGCCTGGTCGACGTACGCGTCATCGCTGTGGGCGGAGAGCATGATCACCTTGGTGTCCGGAATGGCCTTGCGGATCTGCCGCGTGGCTTCCAATCCATTGAGGAGCGGCATCGCGATGTCCATCACGACCACCGCCGGACGAAGCTTCCGGGTCAGTTCCACCGCCTGGCGACCGGTTTGCGCTTCGCCAACCACCTCAAGATCGTTCTCGCCCTCCAACAACTTCCGAAACCCCTCGCGAACGACCATGTGATCTTCTGCCAATAGGACAGTGATGCGTTTCATAGTCACCTAAACTTTGGTTCGGGCAGAGACTTCATTAGCGAGTTTTCCGCCCCCCCCCCCCGCGCGGCCATTGGTGAACGGAATCTGCGCCCGGATAGTAGTACCTTTGCCGGGTGCGGATTCCACGTGAAAGCTGCCCCCGACCATCTCCACGCGCTCCCGCATGCCAAGCAATCCCAGGCGCTTGTTTTTCCTGGCGTCCAACATACGACTCACCTGGAAGGATTTGCCGTCGTCTTTGATGGTCACGCCCACGGCCCGCTGAAGTTTGTGAATGCTGACGTCCACCCGGCTGGCGTGCGCATGGCGGGCGACATTCGTCAGCGCCTCCTGGACGACGCGATACAGGACCGTGCGCTTGACGCTGTCCAATTGCTCCACCGCGGCATACACCGTTAGGCGCACGTGGACGCGCGACCGTTTTGAGAAGCTTTTTACAAACGTATGCAGCGCGGGTATCAACCCCAGGTCGTCCAACACCGTCGGGCGCAGTTCCCGCGCAAACCGATGCACGATGTCCACCGACTTTTCGACCATCCGTTGCGTGCTGGAGATTTTCTCCTGGAGATCCTTGGTGTTCACCGTGGCCGCGATCTTGAGCGCCGCCAAACGGACATTGATGCTGGTCAACGTCTGGGCGATTTCGTCGTGTAGCTCGCGGCTGATCCGTTTGCGTTCTTCCTCCTGCGCCAATAGAAGCTGGCGGGACAAATGCCGCAATTGTTCCTGCAATACCTGCGACTGCTCCAGCAGTTTACTGTAGTGCCGCTCGCTGTTGCGGAGGGATTCCTCCACCAATCTGCGCTGCACGACTTCCTTTTTCAACCGCCGGTTCGAGATCTTCAGGTCCGCGCTGCGCCGGTGCAACCTCCCGATCATTTGGGTCAAGCGGAGATTGGCCTCGCGCGCGGTCCGATGCGTCTTCTCGATGGGGGTGATGACCTCGGCAAAGAACGCCCCGGCCCGCCGGACCATCGTGTCACGGGTGCCGGGGGAGTAGCTCGGCAACACGAGGGCGACCAACGCCCGCTCGTGAATCCGGGCGAGATCCAATGTCTCCAGCCCGGTAAACATCGCCTGCCGGCCCAATCTCCGTGCCGGCTGCAAGGCCGACTGCGGGCCTTGCTTCAGGTGTTTTCCCAGCGCCGCCGCATAGCGGCGCGCTATTCCGTTGTGCTTACGGGCCATGTTGTTTGCCGTATCCACGGGCGAACCGACTTATGGTTTTAGCCGATTTTCCCACCAACCGTTGCGTGCTGGCAATTTCTTTTTTGAAGCCTTTGGTATTGATCGTGGCTTCCTGTTTGAGCGTCAACAGCCGGACATTGATGCCCAACAACGTCTGGGCGATTTCATCGTGCAGCTCGCGGCTGATCTTCTTTCGCTTGTCTTCCTGGGTCTGGAGAAGCTGGTGCGTCAGATGCCGCAACCGTTTCTGGAGGAGCCGGGATTCCTTCAACAGCCGGGCGTAATGGCCGCCGCTTTCCTTGAGGGCTTGCTCCGCGATCTTGCGCTGGGCGATTCCTTGTTTCAAGGACCGGTGGGAGACCGCCAAATCCGCCGTGCGCTGGCCGAGCGTCGTGTGAAGTTGGTTCAGGTGGGCGCCGGCCTTGATCTCGGCGCGATGCGTCTTCTCGATGGGCGTGATGGCCTCGGCAAAAAACAGCTCTGCCCGTTTGATAATCCCATCCTGACTACTGGAGGCTTCCAGTGCGGCGAGTGCTGTCTCGTGAACCTTGGCCACGTCCAGCGTCTCCAGCCCGATGGCGGCCGCCCGGCGTCCCAACTCCCGAGCCGGTGCCAGGCTGGCCCGCGGGCCTTGCTTCAAATGCTTTCGCAAGGCTGTCGCATATGCCCGCGACAATTTGTTTAACTTTTTCTTCATGACAACGTGCGACTTCGTGCGTCACAATTCCACAGACACCCTCTTACAATTCCTTCCAGCCGGCTATGGGGTAAAACCCTACCTTTTCGACGGCTCATCCGCTCCGTCGCGATTTCGGAAGCGACCTCCAGTCATCCCATCTGGGGTAACCACCCTAGGGTGAACACCCCGTAGTAAAGAATTAGCCCACCCCATATTCTGTCCGCAGTTGATGGCAGAAATGAAACAGCAGTAGAAGGAGAAGAGTACATGAAAGCAGTTTATCCAATGGCGTTGGTAGTGAGCGGAACGAAGCAAATCATAATGGGCCTTGCCCTTGCGGCTGCCGTGATGTTCCCGCGCACTGATGCGCTCGCCAAGCAGAGCGGGACGAGCATTCTCCACTTCAATTTTTCGTCGGCCATGACGAACACCGGCGTCGATCCCGATGCCAGCGGCAACGTTACCGGCAAACTGACCCGTCAGGGGAACGCCAGCAACCAACAACTGAAGATTTCGCTGGCAAACCTGGATCCCAGCACGACGTATGAGCTGGCCGCCTTCCTCGGCGATGACACCAACTCAACGAGCGTGGCGGAGTTCACCACGGATTCGAAAGGCGCCTTTAAG
It encodes the following:
- a CDS encoding ATP-binding protein, translated to MNNTAEVEVKRPKSPAAMRVSEIRYRRLFEAARDGILILDPATRKIIDANPFMSELLGYPHEELLGKELWEIGLLKDEEVSRAAFRELQEKQFIRYEDLPLQTKAGLRREVEFVSNIYEEDGQDVIQCNIRDITDRKGAENALHQAKDQLADQTANQTAKLEGLVVERTAKLQETIGELQAFSYSVSHDMRAPLRSMQGFAQVLLDDYGSKLDERGVDLLQRVMRSALRLDRLIQDVLSYSKVLHAPGLMVPVDLDGLVRDIIATYPNGHKTEIHIQGKLPAVLGNEAFLTQCFSNLLGNASKFIAPGTIPNIEIGAEDREQSMVRVWIQDNGIGIAAENHERIFRMFERINLAAEYEGTGVGLTIVRKAAERMGAQLGFESDLGKGSRFWIQLQKASDP
- a CDS encoding response regulator transcription factor, encoding MKRITVLLAEDHMVVREGFRKLLEGENDLEVVGEAQTGRQAVELTRKLRPAVVVMDIAMPLLNGLEATRQIRKAIPDTKVIMLSAHSDDAYVDQAIAIGAVGFLLKQTSSHNLAVAIREVQKGNTFFSASISKRLHNQKVPANGKALRKKVASLSSRELEVLQLIAEGKANKETAAELGISIKTVEKHRQNLMAKLNIHEISGLTRYAIGAGIIESSVQLTIH
- a CDS encoding sensor histidine kinase, which codes for MARKHNGIARRYAAALGKHLKQGPQSALQPARRLGRQAMFTGLETLDLARIHERALVALVLPSYSPGTRDTMVRRAGAFFAEVITPIEKTHRTAREANLRLTQMIGRLHRRSADLKISNRRLKKEVVQRRLVEESLRNSERHYSKLLEQSQVLQEQLRHLSRQLLLAQEEERKRISRELHDEIAQTLTSINVRLAALKIAATVNTKDLQEKISSTQRMVEKSVDIVHRFARELRPTVLDDLGLIPALHTFVKSFSKRSRVHVRLTVYAAVEQLDSVKRTVLYRVVQEALTNVARHAHASRVDVSIHKLQRAVGVTIKDDGKSFQVSRMLDARKNKRLGLLGMRERVEMVGGSFHVESAPGKGTTIRAQIPFTNGRAGGGGGKLANEVSARTKV
- a CDS encoding histidine kinase codes for the protein MKKKLNKLSRAYATALRKHLKQGPRASLAPARELGRRAAAIGLETLDVAKVHETALAALEASSSQDGIIKRAELFFAEAITPIEKTHRAEIKAGAHLNQLHTTLGQRTADLAVSHRSLKQGIAQRKIAEQALKESGGHYARLLKESRLLQKRLRHLTHQLLQTQEDKRKKISRELHDEIAQTLLGINVRLLTLKQEATINTKGFKKEIASTQRLVGKSAKTISRFARGYGKQHGP